A region from the Deltaproteobacteria bacterium genome encodes:
- a CDS encoding YhjD/YihY/BrkB family envelope integrity protein, giving the protein MSRSSQLASIVEVLAAIRHFFDVDVWERDHSQHKGMVWFLLRQLQVVLLVVKGLREDKIFVRANALAFVTLLSIVPFLAVIFSIFQALGGLTSLRESVQKFIYDNLAVGSDSQLVSWLDGLIAKFHGGAVGGIGVALLLYGSIRLMIATEAAFDGIWGVRRKRSLLYRVVVYWSLMTLGPILLALSLATTAALRGWLGSGTFAGLAGLFGLVPALLSVLGFALLYLIVPNTRVKVRHALIGGLIAGALFEGAKWGYAWVAAHLFSYNALYGSLGAIPVFIIWVNICWILLLFGCELTFANQNVNTLRLEQRARDASTRTREILAARLMLEVASAFHDGGDPPQAASCSERLGAPVRLVREVLDQLRDAGLVREALAGATDSGWLPARVLEQISVGDVVGAVRGSEQDVFKLTEGPGSIELEALQVQAEALAAESLDKITYQALARDLREG; this is encoded by the coding sequence GTGAGCCGGTCTTCCCAACTCGCCTCCATCGTCGAGGTCCTGGCGGCGATCCGTCACTTCTTCGACGTCGATGTCTGGGAGCGGGACCACTCCCAGCACAAGGGGATGGTCTGGTTCCTCCTGCGGCAGCTGCAGGTGGTCCTCCTGGTCGTGAAGGGCCTGCGGGAGGACAAGATCTTCGTGCGGGCCAACGCGCTGGCCTTCGTGACCCTCCTCTCGATCGTCCCCTTCCTGGCGGTGATCTTCTCGATCTTCCAGGCCCTGGGTGGCCTCACCTCGCTGCGGGAGAGCGTGCAGAAGTTCATCTACGACAACCTCGCGGTCGGCTCCGACTCGCAGCTGGTGAGCTGGCTCGACGGCCTGATCGCGAAGTTCCACGGGGGGGCGGTGGGGGGCATCGGCGTCGCGCTGCTGCTCTACGGCTCCATCCGCCTGATGATCGCGACCGAGGCTGCCTTCGACGGCATCTGGGGGGTGCGCCGCAAGCGCTCCCTGCTCTACCGGGTGGTCGTCTACTGGAGCCTGATGACCCTCGGCCCGATCCTGCTGGCCCTGAGCCTCGCGACCACCGCGGCCCTGCGGGGCTGGCTGGGCAGCGGCACCTTCGCCGGGCTCGCCGGGCTCTTCGGGCTGGTGCCGGCGCTGCTCTCGGTGCTGGGCTTCGCGCTGCTCTACCTGATCGTCCCCAACACCCGGGTGAAGGTGAGGCACGCCCTGATCGGCGGGCTCATCGCCGGCGCGCTCTTCGAGGGCGCGAAGTGGGGCTACGCCTGGGTGGCCGCGCACCTCTTCTCCTACAACGCGCTCTACGGGTCGCTGGGGGCGATCCCGGTCTTCATCATCTGGGTGAACATCTGCTGGATCCTCCTGCTCTTCGGCTGCGAGCTGACCTTCGCGAACCAGAACGTGAACACCCTGCGCCTGGAGCAGCGCGCCCGGGACGCCTCCACCCGCACCCGAGAGATCCTGGCCGCTCGCCTCATGCTGGAGGTGGCCTCCGCCTTCCACGACGGCGGCGATCCCCCCCAGGCCGCCTCCTGCAGCGAGCGCCTCGGCGCGCCCGTCCGCCTGGTCCGGGAGGTCCTCGATCAGCTCCGGGACGCCGGGCTGGTGCGCGAGGCCCTGGCGGGGGCCACGGATTCCGGGTGGTTACCAGCCCGGGTGCTCGAGCAGATCAGCGTCGGAGACGTGGTCGGAGCGGTGCGGGGGAGCGAGCAGGACGTGTTCAAACTGACGGAAGGGCCCGGAAGTATTGAGCTAGAGGCCCTGCAGGTGCAGGCCGAGGCCCTCGCCGCGGAGAGCCTGGACAAGATCACCTATCAGGCACTGGCCAGGGACCTCCGGGAAGGCTGA
- a CDS encoding integration host factor subunit beta — protein sequence MLKSDLVHVLVEKRGITQKQAEQAVEVIFETMRDALCGGENIEIRGFGAFHVKHYKGYQGRNPKTGEVIPVAPKRGILFRTGKELRERINLLLEEELRAARGEQAQAAGAGAMSDEPGHPGD from the coding sequence ATGTTGAAGTCCGATCTCGTACACGTTCTCGTGGAAAAACGAGGGATTACCCAGAAGCAGGCCGAGCAGGCTGTCGAGGTGATCTTCGAGACCATGCGGGACGCCCTCTGTGGTGGCGAAAACATTGAAATCAGGGGCTTTGGTGCCTTCCACGTGAAGCACTACAAGGGCTACCAGGGGCGTAACCCCAAGACCGGTGAGGTGATTCCGGTCGCCCCCAAACGCGGCATCCTCTTCCGCACCGGCAAGGAGCTGCGCGAGCGGATCAACCTCCTCCTCGAGGAGGAGCTCCGGGCCGCGCGCGGTGAGCAGGCTCAGGCCGCAGGCGCCGGCGCGATGAGCGACGAGCCGGGCCACCCCGGCGACTGA
- a CDS encoding flagellar biosynthesis protein FlhA: MKNPSPLLDLLAALGVLFVVGSLLIPLPLLLLDLLLTLNLGLALLLLATALLLHDPLRLSSFPTLLLISTLFRLALNVSSTRQILGRGEAGQIIEAFGAFVVGGSHIVGAVVFAILTVVQLVVVARGAERVAEVGARFTLDGLPGKQLSIDADLRSGGCSQAEGARRRAQLEEESRFYGALDGAMKFVKGDAIAGLLITLINVVGGLAVGVGIHGLSPGEAAAHFTLLSIGDGLVSQLPALLASVAAGVVVTRVARQGGEGGSAGELVRQLVDDPRALALAATVLVVLGLVPGLPLLPFLLSSLTLGAAARFAYRRKDRDRELDPDGELPEPRAAAPGSAPPPGAVLPASPRAAASRALVLELGDTAAGDHEALPGELRRALQARLGLAPPPLLLREGAAGRYRLLLHGALLAEGVLPERAVLPLRRDEARLLGIDGREIEHRGQAALELEAGAEALARRCGLHPLTPDRLLVSALQSALADSAGEWLTLQHTAALIDHLEGEAPSLVEEVRARLGPSLLHRVLQLLLEEGVPLRPLDRLLEALLLVEPERLLGEGIEVARRALGRQLVQPLLEAGALPCLLLDPLTDARLRGALARLEDAPVLALDPEEQTALREGVERLAGARPVALLAPEELRSALSRLLRARPAGGPRIEVLAYGELPAELPLRPLGRLELPSGSRAQLDPFEGVALLDPGGRIDQSPGWPGSSLIAPAPAA; this comes from the coding sequence ATGAAGAACCCCTCGCCGCTCCTCGATCTCCTCGCTGCCCTGGGCGTGCTCTTCGTCGTCGGCAGCCTCCTGATTCCGCTCCCGCTCCTGCTCCTCGATCTCCTGCTCACCCTCAACCTCGGCCTGGCGCTCCTCCTCCTCGCGACCGCCCTCCTCCTCCATGATCCCCTCCGCCTCTCGTCCTTCCCCACGCTCCTGTTGATCTCCACCCTCTTCCGCCTCGCCCTGAACGTCTCCTCGACCCGGCAGATCCTCGGCCGCGGCGAGGCCGGACAGATCATCGAGGCCTTCGGGGCCTTCGTCGTCGGGGGCTCGCACATCGTCGGCGCGGTGGTCTTCGCCATCCTCACGGTGGTGCAGCTGGTGGTGGTGGCGCGCGGCGCCGAGCGGGTCGCCGAGGTGGGCGCGCGCTTCACCCTCGACGGGCTGCCCGGCAAGCAGCTCTCCATCGACGCCGACCTGCGCAGCGGTGGTTGCAGCCAGGCCGAGGGTGCCCGCCGCCGGGCGCAGCTGGAGGAGGAGAGCCGCTTCTACGGTGCCCTGGACGGCGCCATGAAGTTCGTGAAGGGCGACGCGATCGCCGGGCTCCTGATCACGCTCATCAACGTCGTGGGCGGCCTCGCGGTGGGCGTGGGGATCCACGGCCTCTCCCCCGGTGAGGCGGCCGCGCACTTCACGCTCCTCTCCATCGGGGACGGCCTGGTCTCCCAGCTCCCGGCCCTCCTGGCTTCCGTCGCGGCGGGCGTCGTCGTCACCCGCGTGGCCCGCCAGGGGGGCGAGGGGGGCTCGGCCGGTGAGCTCGTGCGGCAGCTCGTCGACGACCCGCGGGCCCTCGCCCTGGCCGCCACCGTCCTCGTCGTCCTGGGCCTCGTCCCGGGGCTCCCGCTCCTCCCCTTCCTCCTCTCGTCCCTCACCCTCGGCGCCGCCGCGCGCTTCGCCTACCGGCGCAAGGACCGCGACCGCGAGCTCGATCCGGACGGCGAGCTACCCGAGCCCCGCGCCGCCGCGCCGGGATCCGCGCCCCCTCCCGGCGCCGTCCTCCCGGCGAGCCCACGCGCGGCCGCCTCCCGGGCGCTGGTGCTCGAGCTGGGGGACACCGCGGCCGGGGACCACGAGGCGCTCCCGGGAGAGCTGCGCCGCGCCCTCCAGGCCCGCCTCGGCCTGGCGCCCCCGCCCCTCCTGCTGCGCGAGGGAGCGGCGGGCCGCTACCGGCTGCTGCTCCACGGCGCGCTCCTCGCCGAGGGAGTCCTCCCCGAGCGCGCGGTCCTCCCGCTGCGGCGGGACGAGGCCCGGCTGCTGGGCATCGACGGACGCGAGATCGAGCACCGGGGCCAGGCTGCGCTCGAGCTCGAGGCCGGCGCCGAGGCGCTGGCGCGACGCTGCGGCCTGCACCCCCTCACCCCCGATCGGCTCCTGGTCAGCGCGCTCCAGAGCGCGCTCGCGGACAGCGCCGGCGAGTGGCTGACCCTGCAGCACACCGCTGCCCTCATCGATCACCTGGAGGGCGAGGCCCCCTCCCTCGTCGAGGAGGTGCGCGCGCGGCTGGGCCCCTCGCTCCTCCACCGCGTCCTGCAGCTCCTCCTCGAGGAGGGCGTCCCCCTGCGTCCCCTCGATCGCCTGCTCGAGGCGCTCCTCCTGGTCGAGCCCGAGCGCCTGCTCGGCGAGGGCATCGAGGTCGCCCGGCGAGCCCTGGGGCGACAGCTGGTGCAGCCCCTCCTCGAGGCGGGGGCGCTCCCCTGCCTCCTCCTCGATCCGCTCACCGACGCCCGGCTGCGGGGCGCCCTCGCCCGGCTGGAGGACGCCCCGGTCCTGGCCCTCGATCCCGAGGAGCAGACCGCACTCCGGGAGGGCGTGGAGCGCCTCGCCGGCGCCCGCCCCGTCGCCCTGCTCGCCCCGGAGGAGCTGCGCTCGGCCCTCTCGCGCCTCCTGCGGGCTCGCCCGGCGGGCGGACCCCGGATCGAGGTGCTCGCCTACGGCGAGCTCCCGGCCGAGCTCCCCCTGCGACCCCTCGGCCGCCTCGAGCTCCCCTCCGGATCCCGGGCGCAGCTCGACCCCTTTGAGGGTGTGGCCTTGCTCGATCCGGGAGGCCGGATCGATCAGTCGCCGGGGTGGCCCGGCTCGTCGCTCATCGCGCCGGCGCCTGCGGCCTGA
- a CDS encoding EscU/YscU/HrcU family type III secretion system export apparatus switch protein yields MSEARRHPPSARRLRQARREGRVPVSPEPAGLLGVAALLMILGPGLAPAGRRIAALWPLLLSEECDPAAALAQAASTLLALLLPWLALLGLGGWLAGLAQSGGHLGLHALRPRLERLSPAAGWRRLFGLDRLAGPLRGLLLVLLALPLFGRVFAAQLPTLAALPRLGGEVPALGLLPGLARPLLWTGLGLAALSALGDTLWRRHRHQVSLRMSDRELREEARQDTGDPRARQERRGRHRQMTLAPAPPLGEAKVVVLNPTHLAVAIHHDHLDALPYLGRRATGLAAARVRAEARRARVPMLRDRHLARALMRLDPGEEIPAELFAPVAALLSSVYRAGLAPPPGGGERKAPAPSPPGAPR; encoded by the coding sequence GTGAGCGAGGCCCGCCGCCACCCTCCCAGCGCGCGCCGCCTCCGCCAGGCCCGGCGGGAGGGCCGCGTCCCCGTCTCTCCCGAGCCCGCGGGCCTCCTCGGCGTCGCCGCCCTCCTCATGATCCTCGGCCCGGGGTTGGCGCCGGCCGGCCGCCGGATCGCCGCGCTCTGGCCCCTCCTCCTCTCCGAGGAGTGCGACCCCGCGGCGGCGCTGGCGCAGGCGGCCTCGACCCTCCTCGCGCTGCTCCTCCCCTGGCTCGCGCTCCTCGGGCTCGGTGGGTGGCTCGCGGGGCTCGCTCAGAGCGGCGGCCACCTCGGCCTCCACGCCCTGCGCCCCCGCCTCGAGCGCCTCTCCCCGGCCGCCGGCTGGCGGCGCCTCTTCGGCCTCGATCGCCTGGCGGGGCCGCTGCGGGGGCTGCTCCTCGTCCTCCTCGCCCTTCCCCTCTTCGGGCGCGTCTTCGCCGCGCAGCTCCCCACCCTCGCAGCCCTGCCGCGCCTCGGCGGCGAGGTCCCGGCCCTCGGCCTCCTGCCCGGGCTCGCCCGGCCCCTCCTGTGGACGGGCCTCGGGCTCGCGGCCCTCTCGGCGCTCGGCGACACCCTCTGGCGCCGGCATCGCCACCAGGTCTCGCTGCGCATGAGCGATCGAGAGCTGCGCGAGGAGGCGCGCCAGGACACCGGCGACCCCCGGGCCCGGCAGGAGCGCCGGGGCCGGCACCGGCAGATGACGCTCGCCCCCGCGCCGCCCCTGGGCGAGGCCAAGGTCGTCGTCCTGAACCCGACCCACCTCGCCGTCGCGATCCACCACGATCACCTGGACGCCCTCCCCTACCTCGGACGCCGGGCCACCGGCCTGGCCGCCGCCCGCGTGCGGGCCGAGGCGCGCCGGGCCCGCGTCCCGATGCTCCGCGACCGGCACCTCGCCCGCGCGCTCATGCGCCTCGATCCCGGGGAGGAGATCCCCGCCGAGCTCTTCGCCCCGGTCGCCGCGCTCCTCTCCAGCGTCTACCGCGCCGGCCTCGCGCCGCCCCCTGGCGGCGGCGAACGGAAAGCCCCCGCCCCCTCGCCTCCCGGAGCCCCTCGATGA
- a CDS encoding flagellar biosynthetic protein FliR has translation MSPAVLRDLLFWAPLLWIVPLFGGRHLPAPARLALALGLALLADPALPPPAPLELGLAFAAGLTAGLTLHLPFALLRGVGGVAAQSRGTPSQWSGTSTGGERAPPLALALELALLVGAGSAGLDHRVLRVAARLLASGGSMRHLPILDLADLQQLGLLFFGALVALALPFLLASLLLDLALGLVGRFLPALPLFFLGQPLKSLGVALVAALSVGELLPAVAEVLERLEPLLLGSGR, from the coding sequence ATGAGCCCGGCCGTCCTGCGCGACCTCCTCTTCTGGGCGCCCCTCCTCTGGATCGTCCCGCTCTTCGGTGGCCGCCACCTCCCGGCGCCGGCGAGGCTCGCGCTGGCCCTCGGGCTGGCGCTCCTGGCCGACCCCGCCCTCCCGCCGCCCGCGCCGCTCGAGCTCGGCCTGGCCTTCGCCGCGGGGCTCACCGCCGGGCTGACCCTCCACCTCCCCTTCGCGCTGCTGCGGGGCGTGGGCGGCGTGGCCGCCCAGAGCCGCGGCACGCCCTCGCAGTGGTCGGGCACCTCGACCGGCGGGGAGCGGGCGCCGCCGCTGGCGCTGGCCCTGGAGCTCGCCCTGCTCGTCGGCGCCGGCAGCGCCGGGCTGGACCACCGCGTCCTGCGGGTGGCGGCCCGGCTCCTCGCCAGCGGCGGATCGATGCGGCATCTCCCGATCCTGGATCTCGCGGACCTCCAGCAGCTGGGCCTCCTCTTCTTCGGAGCGCTGGTGGCCCTGGCCCTGCCCTTCCTCCTCGCCAGCCTCCTCCTCGATCTCGCCCTCGGCCTCGTCGGCCGCTTCCTCCCCGCCCTCCCGCTCTTCTTCCTCGGTCAGCCGCTCAAGTCGCTGGGCGTCGCCCTGGTCGCGGCGCTGAGCGTGGGTGAGCTGCTCCCGGCCGTCGCCGAGGTGCTCGAGCGCCTCGAGCCCCTCCTCCTCGGGAGCGGCCGGTGA
- a CDS encoding flagellar biosynthetic protein FliQ has product MSALPAELLAQALHAALALAAPPVLAAALMGLLVGVAQAITQIQDQALALALRLLAVGLTLGLTGPWAFDELARLTTDLLLLAAEPTLR; this is encoded by the coding sequence ATGAGCGCGTTGCCCGCCGAGCTCCTCGCCCAGGCCCTGCACGCCGCCCTCGCGCTGGCCGCGCCGCCGGTGCTGGCCGCCGCGCTCATGGGCCTGCTGGTGGGCGTCGCCCAGGCCATCACCCAGATCCAGGACCAGGCCCTCGCCCTCGCCCTGCGCCTGCTGGCGGTCGGCCTCACCCTCGGGCTCACCGGCCCCTGGGCCTTCGACGAGCTGGCCCGGCTGACCACCGACCTCCTCCTCCTCGCCGCGGAGCCCACCCTCCGATGA
- a CDS encoding flagellar type III secretion system pore protein FliP, with protein MTPTLPDPTQLAEFGLAADIPQTVILLALLSLLPFLAVMVTSFAKMAVVLGILRSALGSATVPPTTVLTSLALLLSCFVMAPVAQRAHAAQAEAARAGASFEARLDAAAGPLRDFLLRHSRPEDRLLFLELAAGGEGVAEGTSTPPGEAPALRILVPAFLLGELREAFRIGFLLFLPFLVVDLVVSAVTLSLGMHMLSPTTVSLPLKLLLFVATDGWQLLAEALVRGYLPGGGLGP; from the coding sequence ATGACCCCGACCCTCCCCGATCCCACGCAGCTGGCGGAGTTCGGCCTCGCCGCCGACATCCCCCAGACCGTCATCCTCCTCGCCCTCCTCTCCCTCCTGCCCTTCCTGGCGGTCATGGTGACCTCCTTCGCCAAGATGGCGGTCGTGCTGGGCATCCTGCGCTCGGCCCTCGGCAGCGCCACGGTCCCACCGACCACGGTCCTGACCTCCCTGGCCTTGCTCCTCTCCTGCTTCGTCATGGCCCCGGTCGCCCAGCGAGCGCACGCCGCCCAGGCCGAGGCCGCGCGCGCGGGCGCGTCCTTCGAGGCGCGGCTCGATGCGGCGGCCGGACCGCTGCGAGACTTCCTCCTGCGCCACAGCCGCCCCGAGGATCGACTTCTCTTCCTCGAGCTCGCCGCCGGCGGCGAGGGCGTCGCGGAGGGCACCTCGACCCCGCCCGGGGAGGCACCCGCGCTGCGGATCCTCGTCCCCGCCTTCCTCCTCGGCGAGCTGCGGGAGGCCTTCCGGATCGGCTTCCTCCTCTTCCTCCCCTTCCTCGTGGTCGACCTCGTGGTCAGCGCGGTGACGCTCTCGCTCGGGATGCACATGCTCTCGCCCACCACGGTCTCCCTCCCCTTGAAGCTCCTCCTCTTCGTGGCGACGGACGGCTGGCAGCTCCTGGCCGAGGCCCTCGTGCGCGGCTACCTCCCCGGCGGAGGGCTCGGGCCATGA